A window of Mobula hypostoma chromosome 7, sMobHyp1.1, whole genome shotgun sequence genomic DNA:
agctttgagtgtcctatggactcggaccccaagatccctctgatcctccatacaaccaagagtcttaccattaatatgatattctgccatcatatttgacctgggACAAAGCAGCACTGGAAAAAGCCCTTTggctcacgatgttgtgctgaacaacaGGCACACCGTCGTACGGGGGTTGGCGTGGTGttgttacagtaccagtgacccggattcaattcccaATGCTCTCCGTAAGgaacttgtaccttctccccatgacaacgtgggtttcctctgggtgctccagtttcctcccacagtcaaaagacatgGGGgctagtcggttaattggtcacatgggcacaGTCTCATTGGGCTGGTAGAGCCTGTCACCGTGCTGCATCTCCAAATGAAATAATTAAACGGTTAATTATACGCCCAACagaactaatcctttctgcccacACATGTCTGTAACACTCTGTTCTCTGCACGTTCAGGTGCTGATCTACGAGACTCTTGACCGCTTCTGTCATATTAATCACCAgcaccaccccaggcacccactgctctctgtatcAAATCAACTTGCCAGTCAAACCTCCTTTCAAatcacccctctcaccttcaatgcacgccctctggtactggactttTTGACCTGAGGTAAAGATTTTAAGCTTACATTTAGATTTTAGAGATTTAGAATAGTCCCAACAAGCCATGGTGTCCAATtagacccatgtgaccagttagcctactaatcagtacgtctttggactatgggaggaaaccagagcacccagaggaaacccgcggggtcatgggaagaacacacaaactcttcaCAGATAGTGGTGGGATTTACAGCTGACACAGTAACAATGCTGACCGCTGCGTTAACATGCTGTCCAGCTCTCTACTCCATCTAAGCCTTTCATAAACTTTCATCAGCTCTCCTTTCAgcttccagaggaaacaacccaaggtTGTCCACCTCGCCTTCCAGTACAGTACAGAGcatcctctccaatccaggcatccTCTCTAATCAGTACAGAGcatcctctccaatccaggcatcctctctaatccaggcagcatcctggtgaacctctgatTTACTTTGATTtattcagagcaggagttcccaactttgCCTACgccatggaccaaaaccattaagcaaagggtctgtaGACccgaggttggggacccctggtttagggATACCGTGCAGAATAGGCTTTTTCAGCTCTTCGAGCTGCAACCACCAACAACACTGATTTAACCCTCatctaatcatggggcaatttacaataaccaattaacctgcccggtgtgtctttggactctgggaggaaaccagagcacccagaggacacacattcacacactcgcacacgggaaggatgtacagacttccttacagaggatgtcAGGATTGAATTCAAACACCAGTGCCCTAAGCTGTAATAATGTCATGCTAACCTCTGCGCTACTGTGGTATCCcaagtaagaacataagaaataggagcgggagtaggccatccctgccattcaataagatcatggctgatctgtccgtaaactcagctccatctacctgccttttccccataacccttaattcccctatgtaaaaatctatctaactgtatcttaaatatatttagagaagaagcctcaactgcttccctgggcagagaattccacaggttcaccactctctgggggaagaacagtttctcctcatctccatcctaaatcttctcccctgaatcttgaggtaatgtctcctagttctagtctcacctaccaatggaaacaacttccctacttctagcttatctatccctttcaaaatgttgtatgtttctgtaagatcctttcctcattcttctgaactccagagagtacagtcccaggggactcaatctctcctcataagttaaacccttcatccctggaatcaacctggtaaacctcctctccactgcctccaaagccagtatatccttcctcaaatatggagaccagaactgcacacagtactccaggtgtggcctcaccagtaccctgtatagttgcagcatgacctccctactcttgaattcaatccctctagcaatgaatgccaacatttcatttgccttcttaataacctgttgtacctgcaagccaactttttgggattcatgaacaagcactcccaagtccctctgcacaacagcatgctgcaatctttcaccatttaaataataatctgctcttctattattccttccaaagtggatgatctcgcatttaccaacgttgtattccatctgccagaccttggcccacccacttaacctatctgtatccctctgcagactctccgcatcctctgtacaatttgcttttccactcagtttagtgtcatcagcaaattttgctacgctacactcagtcccctcttccaaatcatcagtgtaaatggtaaacagctgtgggcccagcaccgacccctgcggcaccccactcaccactgactgccaaccggagaaacacccatttataccaactctctgccttctattggttaatcaatccactatccatgccaatacacttcctccaacttcATGCATCCatttcttatttataagtctcttgtgtggcaccttatcgaacgccttctggaaatccaagtatgtgacatccacctgttctcctctatccactgcactcattacgtcctccgagaactccagtaagtttgtcaaacaggatctgccctttctgaatccatgctgcgtctgtctaatggaaccactcctttctgaatgtttcactatttcttccttaatgacagcttcaagcgttttcccgactacagatgctaagctaactggcctatagttgcccgtcttttgcctacatccttttttaaaaagtggcgtgacatttgctgtcttccaatcctccaggacctgcccagagtctagagagttttggtaaatgattaccatcGCGTCTACcataacctctgccaattccctcagcaccctggatccatcccatcaggaccaggggacttatctatcttcaggcccttTAATTTGCTCATcattatctctttagtgacagtgattttatcgaggtcctcacctcccattttgtccataacatccttctttggcatattaggagtgtcctccaccgtgaagaccgacacaaaacagtcattcaatgcctcagccatttccttatcacccaatatcaatttccccttctcgtcttccaagggaccaacgttgactttagccaccctcttccgctttatagaTTTATAAAAGCTTTTGCCATCCTCTCACTGGAGACTCTACATGCTTCCTGTAATGGGACGGCAActagaactgtgtgcaatactctcGGAGTTCAGAGGGCTTTCCCAGCATGCTCTCTGGGACACACTCACCTTCAGGTAGGTGAACAGGGCCTGCTCGTTCTCGCCGTTCACGTCACCCTTCTGGAATAGCTGAAACTTGGGCACGTAGCCCCCCCCAGGACGGATATACCTGTGACCAGACAGCAAGGTGAAGTTGTGATGCAGTGAAGACCCCGCCCCCAAGTGCACCCCCACCACTTGAAACTAATGTGTAGCCCAGTAGAATTCCTCCTATCCCGTCCCATGACAGAACATACTCtcacagcctctctgcttcctcacacCACAGTGgatgtccccccccccactgtatcATTGTCAGAAGAATCACCAGCCAACTTCTCCATCTTCAGCCCAGTTTCattacacttagtggccattttattatggACCCCGTACATctacttgttaatacaaataactaatcagccaattggTGTAGCAGCAACTCCtgcttaaaagcatgcaggcatggccaagaggttcagttgttgttcagactggggaaaagtgtgatctaagtgacttttgatcatggagtgattgttggtgtcagactgggcggtttgagtatctcagaagctgcagatctcctgggattttcgtgtacagaagtctctagagtttacagagagtggtgtaaaacaaaaaaaccatccagtgagtggcagttctgtgggtgttaATGCgagtggtcagactggttcaatctgacaggaaggcgacagtaactcaaataactacatgttacaatagtggtgtgcagagtagcatctctgaatgtacaacacatcgaaCGGTGAAGTGAACGAGCctcagcagctgaagaccacaaaTGGTACCCCAGTGCATATCTCACTGCAGCGTGCCTTGCAGTCCAGGAGTAGACAATCTGTCACTCACTTCCTTCTTCCCACCACCAATGCTTGCTGGACTTTGCAGCTCCATACACACAAACTCCCATCAACAAGGCTCGACCAGCTCTGCACAGCCACTCCAATGTCACAGGAAGGTCTTTCACTTACTTCAACAAGGGGTATATCTCCTCATTCTTTCCTGGCTCCTGTTTTCCAAACTGGTTGCAAGGGAAGGCGAGGATTGTGAAACTAAGGGGTTCCATCTCTGTGTGTAGTGCATTCAGTTCTGAGAAGGGATCAGACACATTGACTGTGAATCGGTGAATtgattcattattgtcacatgtactgaggtacagtggaaaaagaacaggaaatctgcagatgctggaaattcaagcaacacacatcaaagttgctggtgaacgcagcaggccaggcagcatctgtaggaagaggtgcagtcgacgtttcaggccgagacccttcatcaggactaactgaaggaagagtgagtaagggatttgaaagtgggagggggagggggagatccaaaatgataggagaagacaggagggggagggatggagccaagagctggacaggtgattggcaaaagggatacgagaggatcgtgggacaggaggtccgggaagaaagagggggggatgggggggagacccagaggatgggcaaggggtgtattcagagggacagagggagaaaaaggagagtgagagaaagaatgtgtatataaaaataagtaacagatagggtacgagggagaagtggggcattagtggaagttagagaagccaatgttcatgccatcaggttggaggctacccagacggaatataaggtgttgttcctccaacctgagtgtggcttcatctttacagtagaggaggccgtggatggacatgtcagaatgggaatgggatgtggaattaaaatgtgtggccactgggagatcctgctttctctggcggacagagcgtaggtgttcagcaaagcggtctcccagtctgcgtcgggtctcgccaatatataaaaggccacatcgggagcaccggacgcagtatatcaccccagccgactcacaggtgaagtgttgcctctcctggaaggattgactggggccctgaatggtggtaagggaggaagtgtaagggcatgtgtagcacttgttccgcttacacggataagtgccaggagggagatcggtgaggagggatggggggggacgaatgggcaagggagtcgcgtagggagcgatccctgcggaatgcagagagaggcagggagggaaagatgtgcttagtggtgggatcccgttggaggtggcggaaattacggagaataatatgttggacccggaggctggtggggtggtaggtgaggaccaggggaaccctattcctagtggggtggcgggaggatggagtgagagcagatgtacgtgaaatgggggagatgcgtttaagagcagagttgatagtggaggaagggaagcccctttctttaaaaaaggaagacatgtccctcgtcctagaatgaaaagcctcatcctgagagcagacgcagcggagacagaggaattgcgagaaggggatggtgtttttgcaagagacagggtgagaagaggaatagtccagatagctgtgagagtcagtaggcttatagtagacatcagtggataagctgtctccagagacagagacagaaagatctagaaaggggagggaggtgtcggaaatggaccaggtaaacttgagggcagggtgaaagttggacgcagagttaataaagtcaacgagctctgcatgcgtgcaggaagcagcgccaatgcagtcatcgatgtagcgaaggaaaagtggaggacagataccagaataggcacggaacatagattgttccacaaagccaacaaaaaggcaggcatagctaggacccatacgggtgcccatagctacacctttagtttggaagaagtgggaggagccaaaggagaaattattaagagtaaggactaattccactatacggagcagagtggtggtagaggggaactgattaggtctggaatccaaaaagaagcgtagagctttgagaccttcctgatgggggatggaagtatatagggactggacatccaaggtgaaaataaagcggtgggggccagggaacttaaaatcatcgaaaagtttaagagcgtgagaagtgtcacgaacataggtaggaagggattgaacaagggggaataaaaccgtgttgaggtatgcagagaTGAGTTCTGTGGGGCagcagcaagctgagacaatgggtctacctggacaggcaggtttgtggatcttgggtaggaggtagaaacgggaagtgcgaggtgtgggaactataaggttggtagcagtggatgggagatcccctgagcggataaagtcggtgatggtgtgggaggcaatggcctggtgctccttagtggggtcacgatccaggggtaaataagaggaggtatccgtgagttgtcgctgtgcctcggcaaggtagaggtcagtacgccagactacaacagcaccccccttatcggcgggtttaataataaggttaggattagtgcggagggagtggagagcagagcgttccgaaggagtgaggttggaatggggacaaggtgcggtgaagtcgagacggttgatgtcccgtcggcaattagcgataaagagatccagagcaggcagaagaccagagcggggtgtccatgaagaagaggagggttgaagatgggagaaggggtcatcggtgggggtggaagagtccttgccgaagaagtaggtttggagacggagatggcggaagaaaagttccgcatcatggtgaacacggaactcgctgaggtgtgggagaagggggacaaaggtgaggcccttactgagaacagagcgctctgcctccgacagttgaaggtcggaggggatggtaaagacccggcacggatgagagctgggatcagaggggggaggggggaggctgggggtgtcagtggagaggggagggttggggtgagaggaagatggagcctctgagggcccaggaaaaacttgtcttgcacactgttcatacagatcagatcattacacagtgcatcgaggtaaaacgagggaaaacaataacagaatgcagaataaagtgtgacaggcagacaataaggtgcaggtttaatgaggtagattgtgaggtatttacaaagataagaccataagaccacaagacaacaagacataggaacagaatcagcccatcaagtctgctccgccatttcatcatagctggtcCTGGAGTCCATTCAATGCCATACACCtgtcctctcaccatatcccttgacgTTTGACCATTCAGGAAATGACCAACTTCCTCTTTCAATATATCACGGACTTGGCCTCAACCacagtctgcggcagagcattccacagattcaccaccctttagctaaaaaaattcctccttacctctgttctaaagggtcgcctctcaattttgaggctgtgccctctagttctggacacccccaccataggaaacatcctctccacatccaccctatctagtcttttcaacattcagtaggttttaatgagatccctgcctgcattcttctaaattccagtgagtacaggccagaagctaccaaacgcttctcatacgttaaccccttcattcccagaatcatcctcgtgaacctcctctggactttctccaatgacaacacattctttttaagataaggggtccaaaactgttgacaatactcgaaATGCAGCCTgcctggtgtcttataaaggctcagcattatctcattgcttttatattctattcctcttagaaataaatgccaacattgcatttgccttctttaccacagactcagcctgtaaattaaccttctgggggtcttgcacgaggactcccaagtccctttgcccctctgatgtttgaaccttctccttatttacataatagtccacactattgttccttttaccaaaatgtattatcatacatttcccaatactgtattccatctgccacttttttgcccattcttccaatttgacgaagtcctgctgcaatcacattgcttcctcaacactacctacccctccacctatcatcatatcatctgcaaactttgccataaagccatcaatttcattttctaaatcattgacaaacaatgtgaaaagtaggggtcccaatactgacccctgagaaacaccactagtcattggcagccaaccagaaaaggccccttttattcccactcgctgcctcctgcctgtcagccattcctttatccatgccggtatctttcctgtaacgccacaggattttatcttgttaagcagcctcatgtgaggcaccttatcaaatgcctcctgaaaatccaagtaaatgacatccactgtctctcctttgtccaccctacttgttacttcctcaaagaactcaaacaGATTTTTTAAGCAAgaattccctttacagaaaccatgctgactttgatttattttatctttcTCATCCTAGtaacccaaaacctcatccttaataatagactccaacactttctcaactactgttaggctaactggcctataatttcctctcctttgtcttcctcccttcttaaagattgaagttacatttgcaattttccagtcctctgggaccatgccagagtaaagatcagagatgaggtggaatttcttcagccaaaggctAGTCTTATGGCCTTAAACTTATTCTACTCCAGCAAAAAAGACTGACTATAAATCCTGACTATGGCTCTCATGGGTTTATATATTTTGAGCAGTAATCTCTCCCTTACCAACGTACTGTTGTGTCAATCCTCAGAACGTCGCCACGTTGACGATCAGCACAGTTTTCCCCCTGTATTCACTTAAATGGATGTTCCTGCTCCCATTTAAAGCCATCGCCTGGTATTCGTAGATGGTGCCAGGAACAGACTTACAGTGAGATGTCTGCAAGAGCAAGAACAACATTAAAGTCAATCATTTCTCCCTCACCCTATCACTTCAGAAATAACTCAGGAGGgccaaaagaaggcatgaggttgctctggcagaaAAAGTGAAGGAGGACCCCCAAGTGCGTCTACGATATATTAAGAGcagaaggatagcaagggacaaaatgggtcatctggaagatcagagtggtaatccatgtgtggagccaaaggagatggggaagatcttaaatggatttttgttTGCTTCAAGATCGGAGACAGTTTGTAGAATTATGGCAAAGCAGGTTATGTtggaagaggtgtttgctgtcttgaagtaAGTTAGGATTGATAAAtcccagggcttgacaaggtgttcccttggaccatgTGGGAGGCTAATGCCAAAATTGCAGGGGGCGTAGGAGAGATacttaaaatatccttagccatGATGAGGTAGCCAAGGATTGGAAGATCGCTAATATTgtcccactctttaagaaagccagggaattataggcctgAGTAACTGACATCAGTTATTGTAAGTATTCTAAGGGAATGTAGAGacaagtatttagatagacagggcctgattggAGATGAGTCAacttggctttgtgcatggtaggtcatgtctaaccaaactttTTTCGGGGGAGTTACCAGGAAAGGAACTGAAAGCAAAACAGtgaatgttgtccacatggactttggcaaggcctttgacaaggtccttcatggatggttggtcaagaaggttcagtcactcagcattcaagatgaggtagtaaattggattagacattggctttgtgggagaagccaaagagtggtggtagattgttgcctctctgactggaagcctgtggcTAGCcaggtgtcacagggatcagagcTGGCTCCATTTTTATTTGTCATATCAATGATCTAGctgaccataagacgtaggagcagaattaggccattcaagctagtgtcacagctgcagaaaaggaggaggccatggagggattgtctacggagtctctgtgggtggaagttaggaacaggaaggggtcaataactctactgggtattttttttatatagaccacccagtagtaacagggacatcggggAGCAGATAGGTAGACAgttcctggaaaggtgtaataataacagggttgtcatggtgggagatattaattacccaaatattgattggcatctccctagagcaaggggtttagatggggtggagtttgttaggtgtgttcaagaaggtttcttgatacaatatgtagataagcctacaagaggagaggctgtacttgatctggtattcggaaatgaacctggtcagatgtcaggtctctcagtggaagagcattttggagatagtgattacaatgctatctcctttaccatagcattggcgagggataggaacagacaagttaggaaagcatttaactggagtaaggggaagtatgaagctatcaggcagggaagcataaattgggaacagatgttctcagggaaatgtatggcagaaatatggcaaatgttcaggggatatttgtgtggagttctgcattggtacattccaatgagacggggaaaggatggtaggatacaggaaccgtggcgtacaaaggctgttgtaaatctagtcaagaagaaaagaactaGGCAGTGATGATAGTGATCttgattataaggctagcaggaaggaccttaagaatgaaattaggagagtcagaaggggccatgagaaggccttggcaagcaagattaaggaaaaccccaaggcattccacaagaatgtgaagagcaagaggatgagacatgagagaataggaccaatcaagtgtaacaatggaaaagtgtgtatggaaccagaggagacagcagagatacttaatgaatactttgcttcagtattcattacagaaaagaatcttggcgattgtagggatgacacagcagactgaaaagcttgagcatatagacattaagaaagaggatttgctggagcttttggaaagcatcaagttgggtatgTCAACgcgaccggatgagatgtaccccagctactgggggaggcaaaggaggagattgctgagcctctggcaatgatctttgcatcatcaatgggaacaggAGGGGTTCTGGAGGATGGGAGGGCTgtagatgttgttctcttattcaagaaagggagtagaggtaggccaggaaattatagaccagtgagtctttcttcagtgattggcaagttgatggagaagatcctgagaggcaggatttatgatcatttggagaagcataatatggttaggaatagtcagcatgactttgtcaaaggcagctcatgccttacaagcctgattgaattttttgaggatgtgactaaacacattgatgaaggaagagtagtagatgtagtgtatatggatttcagcaaggcatttgataaggtaccccatgcaaggcttattgagaaagtaaggaggcatgggatccaatgagacattgctttgtggatccagaactggcttgcccacagaaggcaaagagtggttgtagatgggtcatatcctgcatggaggtc
This region includes:
- the gpx3 gene encoding glutathione peroxidase 3, which translates into the protein MERFRKRWFLISVLLGCLQAGASQTSHCKSVPGTIYEYQAMALNGSRNIHLSEYRGKTVLIVNVATFUGLTQQYVELNALHTEMEPLSFTILAFPCNQFGKQEPGKNEEIYPLLKYIRPGGGYVPKFQLFQKGDVNGENEQALFTYLKRSCPPVGDSFGDPDRLYWKPLKMSDIKWNFEKFLIGPDGKPVRRWHPRLPVSMVKQDIVQYLRTLHHLERPT